Proteins co-encoded in one Salvia splendens isolate huo1 chromosome 4, SspV2, whole genome shotgun sequence genomic window:
- the LOC121801184 gene encoding calmodulin-binding protein 60 C-like, with amino-acid sequence MVQKRQHRQGDEEGSRLPNKRHYFSSTLLKGLNHGRTVQEHVSCLEPIIRKMVQESVDQALHRFMSVSYMPSYNQVECPVVTRSLQLQFHSNLPETLFTGNRLLSADRSPIKVVLCDSASRQIISRSPLSSAKVKIIVLDGDFTPDDREDWMKQEFDSKQVKNREGKRPLVAGEATVTLNDGVGYIGELSFTDNSKWSRTGKFRLGAKVLTTCDDTSIREAVSNAFRVKDHRGESYQKLYPPALGDEVWRLEKIAKDGKSHKKLEGSGIFTVRDFLRLCARDQSRVRTILNASNKTWETIMKHAYTCNLGEERSTYRTAQGVLFFDSIDRFVGVILDGENYRPVNTLNGFQMRLVEDLKQQAYNNLDKWIPESVAGFPMLLGNAAPESFTNPNLDLHGIDMSGGSYEFGESSECAQGFNATFRNSFAMSDPLTHGFCIDGNESWGSEGEYVGMGLPTDDLPAFQVESSPWQGNGQYFDPMNHGIGVISSDSSLLIPRSGSPKTRWCKVLAVVKWRILVRRNVAARKCKMFYSYM; translated from the exons ATGGTTCAGAAACGGCAGCACAGGCAGGGCGACGAGGAAGGTTCTCGACTTCCGAATAAACGCCATTATTTCTCATCCAC TTTGTTGAAAGGGCTGAATCATGGACGGACTGTTCAAGAACATGTGTCCTGCTTGGAGCCTATTATCAGAAAAATG GTTCAAGAATCAGTGGATCAAGCACTGCACCGGTTTATGAG TGTTTCTTATATGCCCTCATACAATCAAGTAGAATGCCCGGTCGTGACAAGGAGTTTGCAGCTTCAATTTCATAGCAACTTGCCTGAAACCCTTTTTACAGGCAACAGGCTTCTGTCTGCGGATAGAAGTCCCATCAAAGTTGTCCTGTGTGATTCTGCTTCAAGGCAGATAATTTCGCGGAGCCCCCTCTCATCTGCAAAAGTCAAAATCATTGTTCTTGATGGTGACTTCACGCCTGATGACCGAGAGGATTGGATGAAGCAGGAGTTTGACAGCAAACAAGTTAAAAACCGAGAAGGGAAAAGGCCATTGGTGGCTGGGGAGGCGACAGTTACTCTCAATGATGGTGTCGGGTATATTGGCGAGTTGAGCTTTACGGATAACTCAAAATGGAGTAGAACCGGGAAATTCCGGTTGGGGGCAAAAGTGCTGACAACCTGTGATGATACAAGCATCAGAGAAGCGGTGAGCAACGCCTTCAGAGTtaaagatcatcgtggagagt CTTACCAGAAGCTTTACCCTCCAGCTTTGGGCGATGAAGTATGGCGTCTCGAGAAAATAGCTAAGGATGGCAAGTCACATAAGAAGCTGGAGGGATCTGGGATATTCACTGTCCGAGATTTTTTGAGGCTTTGTGCCAGAGACCAGTCCAGAGTACGCACT ATACTTAATGCCTCGAACAAGACATGGGAGACGATCATGAAGCATGCCTATACATGTAACCTAGGTGAAGAGAGGAGCACGTACAGGACTGCACAGGGGGTGTTGTTTTTCGACTCCATAGATAGGTTTGTTGGCGTGATTCTTGATGGAGAAAACTACCGTCCTGTCAATACTCTCAATGGTTTCCAAATG AGGCTGGTGGAAGATCTCAAACAGCAAGCATATAACAATTTAGACAAGTGGATCCCGGAGTCTGTTGCTGGCTTCCCGATGCTTCTGGGAAACGCAGCACCTGAGAGTTTTACAAATCCTAACTTGGATCTCCATGGAATTGATATGAGTGGCGGTTCGTATGAGTTTGGGGAGAGTTCAGAGTGTGCACAAGGGTTCAATGCGACATTCAGAAACAGCTTTGCCATGAGTGATCCTCTAACTCATGGATTCTGCATTGACGGGAATGAGAGCTGGGGCTCAGAAGGCGAGTACGTGGGGATGGGCCTGCCAACTGATGACCTGCCAGCGTTTCAGGTGGAGTCGTCACCATGGCAGGGGAATGGGCAGTATTTTGATCCCATGAATCATGGGATTGGGGTGATTTCCTCGGATTCCAGCCTCCTCATCCCCAGGAGTGGGAGCCCGAAAACACGGTGGTGCAAGGTGCTGGCAGTGGTGAAGTGGCGGATACTGGTGAGGCGCAATGTGGCGGCAAGGAAGTGCAAGATGTTCTACAGCTATATGTAA
- the LOC121801238 gene encoding chaperone protein DnaJ-like, which translates to MDREGGSAAGSYCFYTALGVRNDASFSDIRSAYRKLALKWHPDRWAKNPSAAGEAKRRFQKIQEAYAVLSDKGKRSMYDAGFLDLLEEDEGMGDFLHDLVNMMEQNVGAEEESLEDLQKTFVDLFGDDLVDMINQSSYPDGEQAGMRRREQHKGAAKRTAHV; encoded by the exons ATGGATCGAGAAGGAGGATCCGCAGCCGGCTCTTATTGCTTCTACACCGCTCTCGGCGTTCGCAATGATGCCTCCTTCTCCGATATCCGCTCCGCCTACCGCAAGCTCGCACTC aaatgGCATCCGGATCGGTGGGCGAAGAATCCATCCGCCGCGGGAGAAGCAAAACGCCGCTTCCAGAAAATACAAGAAGCCTATGCTG TATTGTCTGATAAGGGGAAGAGGTCAATGTACGATGCGGGGTTCCTCGATCTGCTTGAGGAAGACGAG GGGATGGGTGATTTCCTCCATGATCTGGTGAACATGATGGAGCAGAACGTTGGGGCTGAG GAGGAGAGCTTAGAGGATTTGCAGAAGACATTTGTGGACCTGTTTGGTGATGATCTGGTGGATATGATAAACCAGAGCAGCTATCCTGACGGTGAGCAAGCTGGGATGCGGCGCCGGGAGCAACACAAAGGAGCAGCCAAGCGCACTGCCCATGTGTAA
- the LOC121800750 gene encoding B3 domain-containing protein Os03g0212300-like yields MEYLLMPSFIKTFSEATSLNELRIPPEFVALHGANLPFDCRLITLLGRRIFLVRVLNIASGCHFHAGWSDFRITNEIVHHDVLTFIMVDAGVFLVKRYNPRTGCPPLGDLQATGYGDSYHSDAPDVDTSDDYVPTQSEGGDSSDGDDYASDAGVLDEDGCPTFTVTLDSSNINSTLEIPMAFWRRHIRMISLQDPVYINVNGDCWYIILDHNDTKIWVKRGWRRFKERNNLVVGVRCHFKLIDRTEVQFYVWFDQP; encoded by the exons ATGGAGTACTTACTAATGCCGTCCTTCATCAAGACGTTTTCCGAAGCTACTAGTTTGAATGAGTTG CGCATTCCACCAGAATTTGTGGCTCTTCATGGTGCTAACCTACCTTTCGACTGCCGCCTAATCACGCTGCTAGGAAGGAGGATTTTCCTAGTTCGTGTGTTGAATATTGCGAGTGGCTGCCATTTCCACGCTGGCTGGTCGGACTTTCGGATCACCAACGAAATTGTTCACCATGATGTGCTTACTTTTATCATGGTCGACGCGGGGGTATTCCTTGTGAAGCGCTATAACCCAAGAACTGGATGTCCTCCTCTCGGTGATCTACAAG CCACTGGATATGGAGACTCCTACCATAGTGATGCCCCGGATGTGGATACATCGGACGACTACGTGCCAACGCAATCAGAGGGTGGGGACTCGTCGGACGGTGACGACTATGCTTCGGACGCAGGGGTATTGGATGAGGATGGCTGCCCGACGTTCACCGTTACGCTTGATTCGTCGAACATCAACAGCACACTGGAGATTCCAATGGCTTTTTGGCGCCGCCACATTCGAATGATTTCCCTTCAAGACCCGGTGTACATCAATGTAAACGGTGACTGCTGGTACATCATTCTCGATCACAACGACACCAAGATCTGGGTGAAACGCGGCTGGAGACGTTTCAAGGAACGTAACAATCTAGTGGTTGGTGTGCGGTGCCACTTCAAACTCATTGATCGGACTGAGGTTCAGTTTTATGTGTGGTTTGATCAGCCTTGA
- the LOC121800752 gene encoding protein ALP1-like has translation MLLISLMITLIFPQNRKRKRWDRLGQSVVLDSIPDHVRQLDRLVRVTDRACVDNLRMDRNTFGRLCRILRDRVGLVDQRQVTVEEQVAMLLCVLAHHKKSRIVGHNFMRSSQTVSKYIHTVLHGVLTLHNLFLVKPIPIDEACTDRRWKWFKGCLGALDGTYINVRVPIADVPRYRNRKGHITTNTLAVCDPQLRFTYLLPGWEGSAADSRILRDAISRPLGLKVPKGCYYLCDQAYPNAEGFLTPYKGVRYHLKEWGVGRQAPQTPEELFNLKHSKARNVIERSFAVLKMRWGILRSASFYPIDVQTGLIITCFLLHNYIRSEMVVDPVEAELVNEADIDDETANDPLLCGDNISSVEPSALWTQQRDDLAMEMWGDRNNG, from the exons ATGCTTCTCATATCTTTGATGATCACATTAATTTTCCCGCAAAATCGCAAGCGTAAACGGTGGGATCGGCTAGGTCAGTCTGTGGTTCTAGATTCTATCCCGGATCATGTGCGTCAACTAGATAGGCTTGTGCGTGTGACAGATAGAGCTTGTGTGGATAATTTGAGAATGGATAGGAATACCTTTGGGCGTCTATGTCGTATTCTCCGTGACCGGGTAGGCCTAGTGGACCAGAGACAAGTGACTGTTGAAGAACAAGTGGCTATGCTCCTGTGTGTGCTTGCTCATCACAAAAAATCCCGCATAGTAGGTCACAATTTCATGCGATCATCTCAAACCGTCTCCAAATATATCCACACTGTACTCCATGGAGTTCTCACGCTTCACAACCTTTTTTTGGTGAAGCCCATCCCAATAGATGAGGCTTGCACTGATCGTAGATGGAAATGGTTCAAG GGTTGCTTAGGTGCTTTGGATGGGACTTACATTAATGTGCGTGTCCCAATTGCTGACGTTCCCCGGTACCGTAATCGAAAAGGTCACATTACCACTAATACACTAGCCGTGTGTGACCCCCAGCTCAGATTCACTTACCTCCTTCCTGGCTGGGAAGGCTCGGCAGCCGATTCAAGGATTTTAAGGGATGCAATCAGCCGACCTTTAGGTCTGAAAGTACCCAAAG GATGTTACTATCTATGTGATCAAGCATACCCAAATGCCGAAGGTTTCTTGACACCGTACAAAGGTGTCCGCTACCATCTCAAGGAATGGGGGGTCGGAAGGCAAGCACCCCAAACACCGGAAGAGCTTTTCAACCTTAAACACTCTAAGGCGAGGAATGTCATCGAAAGATCATTCGCGGTGCTGAAGATGCGATGGGGAATCCTAAGGTCAGCAAGCTTTTATCCGATAGATGTTCAAACTGGGCTCATAATCACATGCTTTCTTCTACACAATTATATACGAAGTGAAATGGTAGTTGATCCCGTCGAGGCTGAGCTGGTTAATGAGGCTGATATTGATGATGAAACCGCCAACGATCCTTTGTTATGTGGTGATAATATCAGTAGCGTGGAACCATCGGCATTATGGACCCAACAAAGGGATGATCTTGCAATGGAAATGTGGGGAGACAGAAATAATGGATAA